The Raoultibacter phocaeensis genome includes a window with the following:
- a CDS encoding IMPACT family protein, producing the protein MADQSYKTIESRAEAELIEKKSRFIGQIAPVKTEQEALAFLEEVRAAHRMARHNVYAYVLREGGRVRYSDDGEPQKTAGLPTLEALMHAGLVDVVLVTTRYFGGVLLGTGGLVRAYTAAAQAAVAAATVKTISRCVDIETTIPYALYDQAIRIADASGANVERSEFSDEVSLAFRMLDGTQAPLIEKLAELSRGQSPIEVSTPFDAAF; encoded by the coding sequence ATGGCCGATCAATCGTACAAAACCATCGAGAGCCGCGCTGAGGCGGAGCTTATCGAAAAGAAAAGCCGCTTCATCGGTCAGATTGCTCCTGTTAAGACCGAGCAAGAAGCGCTGGCTTTTCTCGAAGAGGTGAGGGCCGCCCATCGCATGGCGCGTCACAACGTGTACGCCTACGTGCTGCGCGAGGGCGGGCGCGTGCGCTATTCCGACGACGGCGAACCACAGAAGACGGCCGGTTTGCCGACGCTTGAGGCCCTCATGCATGCGGGGCTCGTCGATGTGGTGCTGGTGACCACGCGCTACTTCGGCGGGGTGCTGCTCGGGACAGGCGGCCTCGTTCGAGCGTACACGGCTGCCGCCCAGGCTGCCGTCGCCGCAGCAACCGTCAAAACCATATCGCGCTGCGTCGATATCGAGACGACTATTCCCTATGCGCTTTATGATCAGGCTATACGCATTGCCGATGCAAGTGGTGCGAACGTGGAGCGCAGCGAATTCTCCGACGAAGTGTCACTCGCGTTTCGCATGCTCGACGGCACGCAAGCCCCTTTGATCGAAAAGCTCGCCGAGCTTTCGCGCGGACAATCCCCGATCGAGGTGAGCACGCCGTTCGACGCCGCCTTTTGA
- a CDS encoding energy-coupling factor transporter transmembrane component T family protein, whose amino-acid sequence MGARITIGQYVASESAVHRTDTRVKLVLAGAYAIALFLANGWIGLAICGALAGVGYALAHLPLSLAFRGLKPVLCILVFTIALNTITFDAGTSAGADVGAVALIGAFGISLQGLASGLFFALRIVLLIAATSLITYTSSLVDIVDAIRSLLRPLARLKVPVEDVAIVCAMTLRFIPSTVEAAERIAKAQQSRGLRLDEGGLLARAKAWIPIVTPLFISMFRRADTLAAAMDARCYTGNARTHLHVARIKRADSFIGALGVALLACIAVFL is encoded by the coding sequence ATGGGTGCACGCATAACCATCGGACAGTACGTAGCGAGCGAAAGCGCCGTGCATCGCACGGATACGCGCGTGAAACTCGTCCTCGCTGGTGCGTATGCGATTGCCCTGTTCCTCGCAAATGGATGGATCGGGCTCGCCATCTGCGGCGCATTGGCGGGTGTGGGATACGCGCTTGCGCACCTTCCGCTCTCGCTCGCATTCCGCGGTCTCAAACCGGTGCTCTGCATCCTGGTTTTCACCATCGCCCTCAACACAATCACGTTCGATGCCGGAACCTCGGCAGGTGCCGACGTCGGCGCCGTCGCGCTCATCGGAGCATTCGGGATCAGCCTGCAGGGGCTTGCGAGCGGGCTTTTCTTCGCGCTGCGCATCGTGCTGCTTATAGCCGCCACCTCGCTCATCACCTACACGAGTTCGCTTGTCGATATCGTCGACGCGATCCGCTCGCTCTTGAGGCCCCTCGCCCGCCTCAAGGTTCCCGTTGAGGATGTTGCCATCGTCTGCGCGATGACGCTTCGGTTCATCCCTTCGACCGTTGAAGCGGCCGAGCGCATTGCGAAAGCGCAGCAATCACGAGGCCTTCGCCTCGATGAAGGCGGTTTGCTCGCACGGGCGAAAGCCTGGATCCCTATCGTAACTCCCTTGTTCATCAGCATGTTTCGGCGCGCCGATACCCTCGCAGCAGCCATGGATGCCCGCTGCTATACGGGCAATGCGCGCACCCATCTGCACGTTGCCCGAATCAAGCGAGCCGATTCGTTTATCGGAGCGCTTGGCGTTGCGTTGCTCGCCTGCATCGCGGTGTTCCTGTAA
- a CDS encoding response regulator transcription factor, with protein MMVLWGENLSRVKTRQVLLCCVLSSIIGGLISIVVTWLPRMGGRGIAIALPIVSAAFFVAVKRCLEQSEKPVIDVRPPIKLPVRIVVTSVFFGCCFGLMRGLFSSEYFVSHHPDTVMNMLAFVAAGLIVLVTAVIFKLDFRRLTYQIALPLMALGFIFLTVSGMQGWAMPVHNLGFQHFYIILWTLWAYLGIRKDIPASWMFACGMLFLQIGQIVGSQLGHLFTSQWPSHEALSTLSLLTLFSILIMALFFLGSKDFQMGFSLIKPGIKQQNPCEYGQADLLLCCTAIGRTNGLSDREIEVLSLLAQRYNRPQICELLVISDETVKTHIKHIYQKLSIHTREDLVDRVNRELELVKSDDFLDSI; from the coding sequence ATGATGGTGCTGTGGGGCGAAAACCTCAGTCGGGTAAAGACACGGCAGGTGCTTTTGTGCTGCGTTCTTTCCTCGATTATCGGGGGGCTTATCAGCATTGTTGTCACATGGCTTCCCCGCATGGGGGGCCGAGGAATAGCCATAGCGCTGCCGATCGTATCTGCCGCATTCTTCGTTGCCGTAAAAAGATGCCTTGAACAGTCGGAAAAGCCCGTTATCGACGTTCGGCCCCCTATCAAACTACCCGTTCGCATCGTCGTCACCTCGGTTTTTTTCGGCTGCTGTTTCGGGCTTATGAGGGGTCTGTTCTCTTCTGAGTATTTTGTGAGCCACCATCCCGATACGGTCATGAACATGCTTGCATTCGTTGCAGCCGGCCTTATCGTGCTGGTGACCGCTGTGATATTTAAACTTGATTTTCGAAGGCTTACCTATCAGATTGCGCTTCCCTTGATGGCCCTCGGATTCATTTTCCTCACCGTAAGCGGTATGCAAGGCTGGGCTATGCCTGTGCACAATCTCGGTTTCCAACATTTTTACATTATTCTTTGGACACTCTGGGCATATCTCGGCATCAGAAAAGACATACCGGCTAGCTGGATGTTCGCCTGCGGTATGCTGTTTCTCCAGATCGGCCAAATAGTCGGATCGCAACTCGGCCATCTGTTCACCAGCCAATGGCCAAGCCACGAAGCGTTGAGCACTCTTTCGCTGCTCACGTTATTCAGCATTCTCATCATGGCTTTGTTTTTTCTTGGCAGCAAAGATTTCCAGATGGGATTCAGCCTCATCAAGCCTGGGATCAAACAGCAGAATCCGTGCGAGTACGGACAAGCTGACCTGCTTTTATGCTGTACGGCAATCGGGCGGACAAACGGGCTGTCAGATCGAGAGATCGAGGTGCTCAGCTTGCTTGCACAACGATACAACCGTCCTCAAATTTGCGAATTGCTCGTCATCAGCGACGAGACCGTAAAGACGCACATAAAGCACATCTACCAAAAACTTTCGATCCATACACGCGAAGACCTCGTCGATCGAGTGAATCGCGAACTAGAACTTGTGAAAAGCGACGACTTTCTTGATTCGATATAG
- a CDS encoding GNAT family N-acetyltransferase — translation MEIKPVAKPERTERLVEELARLWEASVRPTYAFLSETDVVDLRPEVRAGLAAIDCLAVAFDDEAHVIGFVGVEGDKVEMLFVAPEAFGAGVGRKLLERATRELGARKLDVNEGNPGARGFYEHLGFEVVGRSEVDDQGRPFPLLHMELR, via the coding sequence ATGGAGATAAAACCGGTAGCGAAACCCGAGCGCACCGAGCGGCTCGTCGAAGAGCTCGCCCGTCTGTGGGAGGCATCGGTGCGTCCGACCTACGCGTTCTTATCCGAAACCGATGTCGTAGACCTGCGTCCGGAGGTGCGCGCGGGGCTTGCTGCTATCGATTGCCTTGCGGTGGCGTTCGACGACGAGGCGCACGTGATCGGCTTCGTCGGCGTCGAGGGCGACAAGGTCGAGATGCTGTTCGTTGCGCCCGAAGCGTTCGGCGCGGGAGTCGGCAGAAAGCTGCTTGAGCGCGCAACTCGGGAGCTCGGTGCGCGAAAACTCGACGTGAACGAGGGCAATCCCGGTGCCCGAGGCTTTTACGAGCATCTGGGTTTCGAGGTGGTAGGCCGCTCTGAAGTCGATGATCAAGGAAGGCCGTTTCCGCTGCTGCACATGGAGCTCCGGTAA
- a CDS encoding arsenate reductase family protein: MANIAFICYPKCSTCKKARAWLDAHGISYTERDISLENPTAGELKEWHAISGLPIRRFFNTSGMLYREQNIKAKLDQGMTDEEAFELLATSGMLVKRPLVVGEGLVLVGFREAEWEQALS, translated from the coding sequence ATGGCCAATATCGCCTTTATCTGCTATCCGAAATGCTCGACGTGCAAGAAGGCGCGAGCCTGGCTCGATGCCCATGGCATCTCGTATACCGAACGCGACATTTCGCTCGAAAATCCCACAGCTGGCGAGCTCAAGGAGTGGCACGCTATAAGCGGGCTTCCCATCAGGAGGTTCTTCAATACGAGCGGTATGCTGTACCGCGAACAGAATATCAAGGCAAAGCTCGATCAGGGCATGACCGATGAAGAGGCCTTTGAGCTTTTGGCTACGAGCGGCATGCTCGTCAAGCGCCCGCTTGTGGTGGGCGAGGGACTCGTGCTCGTAGGCTTTCGCGAGGCCGAATGGGAGCAGGCGCTTTCGTAG
- a CDS encoding NusG domain II-containing protein translates to MNGNEGGTATVKSGTRRSLLFVAGLLAIALAAWGCMQFAFAAGADARFAIVTDGIGGTHRISLDEDGTYPIKTDLGTNVIVVEHGEAHMGDADCPGHDCIEQGAISNPGEIIVCLPHKLIVTVEGTDDEAVSAIEGGGDAGSANGDAEASALNDRDHTGSPMIDGIAG, encoded by the coding sequence ATGAACGGAAACGAGGGGGGCACGGCAACGGTAAAGAGCGGTACGCGGCGCAGCCTGCTTTTCGTGGCGGGACTGCTTGCGATCGCCCTTGCGGCATGGGGCTGCATGCAGTTCGCCTTCGCGGCCGGTGCCGATGCGCGTTTCGCCATCGTTACCGACGGCATAGGAGGAACGCATCGGATTTCGCTCGATGAAGACGGAACCTACCCGATTAAAACCGATTTGGGTACAAACGTCATTGTCGTCGAGCACGGCGAGGCCCATATGGGCGACGCCGACTGTCCCGGTCACGACTGCATCGAGCAAGGGGCGATCAGCAATCCGGGAGAGATCATCGTGTGCTTGCCCCATAAGCTCATCGTGACGGTTGAAGGCACCGACGACGAAGCAGTTTCGGCGATCGAAGGCGGAGGCGATGCGGGCAGCGCAAACGGCGACGCCGAAGCCTCTGCGCTCAACGACCGCGACCACACAGGCAGTCCGATGATCGACGGCATAGCGGGCTAA
- the crcB gene encoding fluoride efflux transporter CrcB — MLFNILAVAAGGALGATARYGAALATQTLIPTEHALAGFPVATMLVNVLGCFAIGFASHFFMQNEFAASGTWKLFCITGILGGFTTFSTFSLESIDLIQSGATGLGLVYVAASLAFCLIGVVAGRLLAQMIWKA; from the coding sequence ATGCTTTTCAACATTCTCGCCGTTGCAGCCGGAGGCGCCTTAGGCGCCACGGCACGCTACGGCGCCGCACTCGCAACGCAAACGCTCATCCCAACCGAACACGCGCTTGCGGGATTTCCCGTTGCTACGATGCTCGTCAACGTTCTCGGATGCTTCGCCATTGGCTTCGCTTCGCACTTCTTCATGCAGAACGAGTTTGCGGCAAGCGGAACATGGAAGCTCTTTTGCATCACCGGCATACTCGGGGGCTTCACCACCTTTTCAACCTTCAGCCTCGAGAGCATCGATCTCATCCAATCGGGAGCAACGGGCCTCGGACTCGTTTACGTCGCCGCGAGCCTTGCATTCTGCCTCATCGGAGTAGTCGCCGGACGCCTTCTCGCACAGATGATCTGGAAAGCATGA
- a CDS encoding DUF368 domain-containing protein → MNMRTLKGVVINFIRGFCMALADSVPGVSGGTVAFLLGFYDRFIGSLDDLFHGTKQGRIEAVKFLAKLALGWIVGFGVSAAVLTGFFDSHIYEVSSLFMGFIVFAIPIVALEEKGVLKGRLANLLFTLGGIALVVIVTVLSPASGAGVDVSIAHLDFGLVAYVFFAAMIAISAMVLPGISGSTLLLIFGLYVPIMGAVRSVMGFDFAYAPILLVFVLGVVCGVLLFVRLIRFCLRQYRSQTIYFIIGMMVGSLYSITQGPLTLKIPEPAMGVAEFSIVFFIVGGLVVGGLQLLKRKLDDSPAEESLH, encoded by the coding sequence ATGAACATGCGGACGCTCAAAGGGGTCGTCATCAACTTCATCAGGGGCTTTTGCATGGCCCTTGCCGACAGCGTGCCGGGCGTTTCGGGCGGAACGGTCGCGTTTCTGCTCGGATTCTACGACCGTTTCATCGGATCGCTCGACGATCTGTTTCACGGCACGAAGCAAGGTCGCATCGAGGCGGTGAAGTTTCTTGCCAAACTCGCCCTCGGTTGGATAGTCGGGTTCGGCGTTTCGGCGGCGGTGCTCACCGGATTTTTCGATTCGCACATCTACGAGGTGAGTTCGCTGTTCATGGGATTCATCGTGTTCGCGATCCCGATCGTCGCGCTTGAGGAGAAAGGCGTGCTCAAGGGACGCTTGGCCAACCTCCTGTTCACACTCGGCGGCATCGCGCTCGTCGTCATCGTGACCGTACTGAGCCCCGCTTCGGGTGCCGGTGTCGACGTGTCTATCGCGCACCTCGACTTCGGGCTTGTCGCGTACGTGTTCTTCGCCGCCATGATCGCCATTTCAGCCATGGTGCTGCCCGGCATTTCCGGTTCGACGCTCCTTTTAATATTCGGACTCTACGTCCCCATCATGGGTGCCGTCCGCAGCGTTATGGGGTTCGATTTCGCCTATGCCCCCATCCTGCTCGTGTTCGTGCTCGGCGTCGTCTGCGGAGTGCTACTGTTCGTGCGGCTCATCCGGTTCTGCTTGCGGCAGTACCGATCGCAGACGATCTACTTCATCATCGGCATGATGGTAGGCTCGCTGTACTCGATCACCCAAGGGCCGCTCACGCTGAAAATCCCCGAACCAGCCATGGGCGTCGCCGAGTTCAGCATCGTGTTCTTCATTGTCGGCGGCTTGGTAGTGGGCGGGCTGCAATTGCTCAAGAGGAAGCTCGACGATTCACCTGCAGAGGAAAGCTTGCACTGA
- a CDS encoding FAD-binding protein, with the protein MDAQGRHHQPDQERITVPDQRHSLERRDFLKAAAGFGALAAGAGILGGCSPSEQTPSSDGGKTAASNAPESVSFSAQHPWLGEKPEIDSADIAETVDTEIVIVGGGNSGLPCALAAVDGGAKVVVLETQPQDSMSWYGMADIATLNSDFMTSMGVPHIDPVEFLVDIQKRTQNRSDPRIIKKYIDHSGSMLDWLVSELDPEFVASAQVPNFPGGNATYFENGGDIHGFKTWVACLRLINASAPNGWPVLVQKAVDRGVDWRWEHTGVVVVQDDSGKATGVIAKDADGAYKQFNASKAVVLAGGDYGGNPEMYVSLQNEMREEWQARGLDPTGITSAFGRDGSGIKMGMWAGGVIEPGPHCKIWPDIVFNSQTYAPNELKWGASYDLGPNPEHADMDPIGTAWFCVRASDGRRFTDEGMMGIVGMTNRVEHLPEEKYIHIWDDKWPEFLPRMSAEHFMPYSTPDQIERWRKRLDGWIAAGAAGEPRTDDGEVTCWAANSLEELLDYMGVKGDIKAKILDEIERFNGFCANGVDEDFGKDPQLLMSIDQPPYYGMYNVSEKPMVGTCALNGLNIDVQQHVLSTKGEPIPSLYATGNNSGGRFSIQYSEPSPGVSIGMALTLGRELGKELAEL; encoded by the coding sequence ATGGATGCACAAGGAAGACACCACCAGCCAGATCAAGAACGAATAACGGTACCAGATCAGAGGCATTCGCTTGAACGACGCGACTTCCTCAAAGCGGCGGCAGGGTTCGGAGCTTTAGCTGCCGGCGCTGGAATTCTCGGGGGTTGCAGCCCATCGGAACAAACACCGTCTTCCGATGGGGGCAAAACAGCAGCGTCGAACGCACCTGAAAGCGTTTCGTTCTCGGCGCAGCATCCTTGGCTTGGGGAAAAACCCGAGATCGATTCTGCCGACATTGCAGAAACGGTCGATACCGAGATCGTCATCGTAGGCGGCGGCAACTCGGGGCTTCCCTGTGCTCTTGCAGCCGTCGACGGCGGTGCGAAAGTGGTTGTACTTGAGACACAGCCGCAGGATTCGATGTCGTGGTATGGAATGGCCGACATCGCAACGCTCAACTCTGACTTCATGACAAGCATGGGAGTACCGCACATCGATCCGGTGGAGTTCCTCGTCGACATTCAGAAGAGAACTCAAAACCGTTCTGACCCCCGCATCATCAAAAAGTACATCGACCACAGCGGCAGCATGCTCGACTGGCTCGTAAGCGAACTCGACCCCGAATTCGTAGCGTCGGCACAAGTACCGAACTTCCCCGGAGGCAACGCTACGTACTTTGAAAACGGAGGCGATATCCACGGTTTCAAAACCTGGGTTGCCTGCTTGCGCCTCATCAACGCATCGGCCCCGAACGGCTGGCCGGTGCTCGTGCAGAAAGCCGTCGATCGTGGCGTTGACTGGCGTTGGGAGCACACCGGCGTCGTTGTAGTCCAGGATGACTCCGGCAAAGCGACCGGCGTCATCGCGAAGGATGCAGACGGAGCGTACAAGCAGTTCAACGCAAGTAAAGCAGTTGTGCTCGCCGGCGGAGACTACGGCGGCAATCCCGAAATGTACGTATCGCTGCAAAACGAAATGCGCGAGGAGTGGCAGGCGCGCGGACTCGACCCGACCGGCATCACGAGCGCATTCGGCCGCGATGGAAGCGGCATTAAGATGGGTATGTGGGCAGGCGGCGTAATCGAGCCTGGCCCCCATTGCAAAATCTGGCCCGACATCGTCTTCAACAGCCAGACGTATGCCCCCAATGAGCTCAAATGGGGCGCAAGCTACGATCTAGGCCCGAACCCCGAGCATGCCGACATGGATCCTATCGGAACAGCTTGGTTCTGCGTAAGGGCCTCTGACGGACGCCGTTTTACCGACGAGGGCATGATGGGCATCGTAGGCATGACGAACCGCGTCGAGCACCTGCCTGAAGAAAAGTACATCCATATCTGGGACGATAAGTGGCCCGAATTCTTGCCGCGCATGTCTGCCGAGCACTTCATGCCGTACTCAACGCCTGATCAGATCGAACGCTGGCGCAAGCGCCTCGACGGCTGGATCGCAGCCGGTGCGGCAGGCGAACCGCGAACCGACGACGGCGAAGTAACGTGTTGGGCGGCAAACAGCCTTGAGGAACTGCTCGACTACATGGGAGTCAAAGGCGATATCAAAGCAAAAATTCTCGATGAGATCGAGCGATTCAACGGCTTTTGCGCCAACGGAGTCGATGAGGATTTCGGCAAGGACCCGCAGCTACTCATGTCGATCGATCAGCCTCCGTACTACGGCATGTACAACGTGAGCGAGAAGCCGATGGTCGGCACGTGCGCCTTGAATGGCCTCAACATCGATGTGCAGCAACACGTCCTTTCGACAAAAGGCGAACCGATTCCCAGCCTGTACGCTACCGGGAACAATTCAGGCGGGCGTTTTTCCATCCAGTACTCCGAGCCTTCGCCGGGCGTAAGCATCGGCATGGCGCTCACGCTGGGACGCGAACTCGGCAAGGAGCTTGCGGAGCTGTAG
- a CDS encoding Gx transporter family protein → MSEKSKHLAYIALFVALTVVLGYLEAMIPVPVAIPGVKLGLANVAVLIALYVMGPRWAFAVMLLKVGVTSLIVGAPSMALYSLAGSTLAYLGMLAAWRFGRFSLVVVSVIAALLHNLGQMGVAIAVMQTTALLVNLPVMVIAACITGVATGTIALGVLKAIPAVKGAADSKKAAGKDSGRLAERHAAAIAGKRPSDELRTAALASEALPERQTAAVASKRF, encoded by the coding sequence ATGAGCGAAAAATCAAAGCATCTGGCCTATATCGCACTGTTCGTAGCACTCACGGTAGTGCTCGGATACCTCGAAGCGATGATCCCCGTCCCCGTTGCCATACCCGGCGTAAAGCTTGGACTCGCCAACGTTGCGGTGCTCATCGCGCTGTACGTGATGGGTCCGCGCTGGGCGTTCGCCGTCATGCTGCTCAAAGTGGGCGTGACTTCGCTCATTGTCGGAGCTCCTTCGATGGCGCTCTACAGTCTCGCCGGGAGCACCCTCGCCTACCTCGGCATGCTTGCCGCATGGCGTTTCGGCAGATTCTCGCTCGTCGTCGTGAGCGTTATCGCGGCGCTGTTGCATAACCTCGGACAGATGGGCGTCGCCATCGCCGTCATGCAGACGACCGCACTGCTCGTGAATCTGCCCGTCATGGTCATCGCCGCCTGCATAACCGGAGTCGCCACCGGCACGATTGCGCTCGGAGTTCTCAAGGCGATCCCGGCCGTGAAGGGCGCCGCCGACTCGAAGAAAGCCGCCGGAAAAGACAGCGGGCGGTTGGCCGAACGGCACGCAGCCGCCATCGCAGGGAAACGCCCCTCGGACGAACTGCGGACAGCAGCACTTGCGAGCGAAGCCCTACCCGAACGGCAGACGGCTGCAGTCGCCTCGAAACGTTTCTAG
- a CDS encoding HsdM family class I SAM-dependent methyltransferase translates to MGIGVNSMISYVEEVLTDYADAAETVNEFFGQLLDALSEEALRMHGSEIIDMLSARQRDSGVDAERASDCGAGVLRSDFRSLSLAKIAKSIECLPKEALSELVMNSVKRRLSPDGAEMGSPLCVIALTECMASVICARVFAMDAERLCATDFGGDGAALQQEQPGPVVFDCYPRDGLLLQRVGRRIGARELNASSGCALREASSTVFDLVVSMPPLNQGSWCEEEAGVLHEGDGTWLFGRPPAHKANFAWIESAVSQIADGGRACLIMPNDVMWTVQPEESEIKRRFIETGSLECVVALPSRLMPGTSLGLCLLVLAKKRRDRSVLMVDAKDLICRTRQGSPRTMSDDGIRICSSAYDSWLAADGSYADKVGVCRSVAPESVVRKKFLLAPELYVSERFGEEQDGSGSVDTRLAALREIDARIESASSDLYDAVRKLRDADA, encoded by the coding sequence ATGGGAATCGGGGTGAATTCGATGATTTCGTATGTTGAAGAGGTCCTTACAGACTATGCCGACGCCGCTGAGACGGTGAACGAATTTTTCGGACAGCTGCTCGATGCATTGTCGGAAGAAGCGCTGCGGATGCACGGAAGCGAAATCATAGACATGCTTTCGGCGAGGCAACGAGATAGCGGAGTCGATGCGGAGCGGGCTTCGGACTGCGGAGCGGGTGTGTTGAGATCGGACTTTCGCTCTCTCAGCCTTGCGAAAATAGCCAAGTCGATCGAGTGCCTGCCAAAAGAAGCCCTATCCGAACTTGTTATGAACTCCGTCAAACGAAGGCTTTCGCCCGATGGTGCGGAAATGGGCTCTCCTTTGTGCGTTATCGCCCTTACCGAGTGCATGGCCTCGGTTATTTGTGCGAGAGTGTTTGCGATGGATGCCGAACGGCTGTGCGCGACGGACTTCGGAGGCGATGGCGCGGCCCTGCAACAAGAGCAGCCGGGTCCCGTCGTATTTGATTGCTATCCGCGGGATGGGCTGTTATTGCAGCGCGTCGGACGGCGCATCGGTGCTCGCGAGCTTAACGCGTCAAGCGGTTGCGCATTGCGGGAAGCATCTTCTACGGTGTTCGATCTTGTTGTATCAATGCCGCCTTTGAATCAAGGTTCATGGTGCGAAGAAGAGGCGGGAGTGCTCCACGAAGGAGATGGAACGTGGCTGTTCGGGCGACCTCCTGCGCATAAGGCGAATTTCGCTTGGATCGAATCGGCTGTATCGCAGATTGCCGATGGTGGGAGGGCTTGTCTGATCATGCCGAACGATGTGATGTGGACGGTGCAACCAGAGGAGTCTGAGATAAAAAGAAGGTTTATCGAGACTGGCTCTCTCGAGTGCGTGGTGGCGCTTCCTTCGCGCTTGATGCCCGGCACATCGCTTGGGTTATGCCTTTTGGTTCTTGCGAAAAAACGGCGTGATCGTTCGGTCTTGATGGTCGATGCAAAAGACCTGATATGTCGTACGAGACAAGGATCGCCTCGAACTATGTCCGATGACGGCATCCGTATATGCTCTAGCGCATACGACTCATGGCTGGCGGCAGACGGATCGTACGCCGACAAAGTGGGTGTATGCCGATCTGTGGCTCCTGAATCGGTTGTACGCAAGAAGTTCCTGCTTGCTCCCGAGCTCTACGTTTCAGAACGCTTTGGCGAAGAGCAGGACGGTAGTGGATCGGTCGATACACGTCTCGCTGCACTCCGCGAGATCGATGCACGCATTGAATCGGCGAGTTCAGACCTCTACGATGCAGTTCGAAAGTTGAGGGATGCCGATGCGTAA
- a CDS encoding TfoX/Sxy family protein — protein sequence MKLTDLPNIGPNAEKQLTEVGIATAEALVEAGAEQAWLQVKTIDPGVCLHMLYALEGAVEGIPKKELSPERKAELKAFFDAEK from the coding sequence ATGAAGCTGACCGATCTTCCCAACATCGGACCGAACGCCGAGAAGCAGCTCACCGAAGTGGGTATCGCAACGGCCGAAGCGTTGGTCGAGGCAGGTGCCGAGCAGGCGTGGTTGCAGGTGAAAACCATCGATCCGGGTGTATGCCTGCATATGCTCTATGCGCTCGAAGGCGCTGTTGAGGGCATTCCGAAAAAGGAGCTTTCCCCCGAACGCAAAGCCGAACTCAAGGCGTTTTTCGACGCGGAGAAGTAA
- the bilS gene encoding flavodoxin family protein BilS, with protein sequence MKYLITYASATGNTQMLAQAVRDALPPGDLVNFGSTMMIGPHDIVEAKRAYVGFWTNRGTCPDAVAEFLQRLAGKEVFLFGTAGFGESQDYFDGILARVREHVPNSARIVGEFMCQGSMPSGVRERYERMLDDPDQETRARFLIENFDRASSHPDETDLENLKQAIERAR encoded by the coding sequence ATGAAATACCTCATCACCTATGCAAGCGCCACGGGCAATACCCAAATGCTCGCCCAAGCTGTTCGCGACGCGCTGCCGCCGGGAGACCTCGTAAACTTCGGTTCCACCATGATGATCGGGCCGCACGATATCGTGGAGGCGAAGCGGGCCTATGTGGGCTTTTGGACCAACCGCGGCACCTGTCCCGATGCGGTTGCGGAATTCCTCCAGAGGCTTGCGGGCAAAGAAGTGTTCCTATTCGGAACCGCAGGGTTCGGTGAAAGCCAAGATTACTTCGACGGCATCCTTGCGCGCGTGCGGGAGCACGTGCCGAACAGCGCACGCATTGTCGGCGAGTTCATGTGCCAAGGCTCGATGCCCTCGGGCGTACGGGAGCGCTATGAGAGGATGCTCGACGATCCCGATCAGGAAACGAGAGCGCGGTTTCTCATCGAGAACTTCGATCGGGCGAGCAGCCATCCCGACGAAACGGACCTTGAGAATCTCAAGCAGGCGATAGAAAGGGCACGGTAG